A region from the Nostoc sp. HK-01 genome encodes:
- a CDS encoding IS1 transposase, which translates to MYDPPKGYSEELKQECLKMYLNGMGFRGIERVKGVHHTTIISWVKQRGEKLPDVPQEDAVPEVGELDELETFIGSKKTKSGCGQQ; encoded by the coding sequence GTGTACGATCCGCCAAAAGGATACTCAGAGGAACTTAAACAAGAATGTTTAAAAATGTATCTTAATGGGATGGGTTTTCGTGGGATTGAACGTGTTAAAGGTGTACATCATACTACTATAATCTCTTGGGTAAAACAAAGAGGAGAAAAGCTGCCAGACGTACCCCAAGAAGATGCTGTACCAGAAGTTGGAGAACTAGATGAATTAGAGACATTCATAGGTTCAAAAAAAACAAAATCTGGTTGTGGACAGCAGTAA